Genomic window (Parus major isolate Abel unplaced genomic scaffold, Parus_major1.1 Scaffold988, whole genome shotgun sequence):
GCCCTGGGGCTCGGGGCCGGGCTGGCGAGCTCCGTCCCGGACCGGGACTCTCTGGAGAGCGCGGCCGTGGCGGCGGCGACGGCGCTGGGGAAGCTCCCGGAGGCTTCTCGGAGCCCCCGAGCCGAACGCCACGTCCTGAGGCTGCTGAAGCTGCGGGAGCGGGGGCGGCTCCGCGTCCTCAACCTGGGGGTCGTGGCCGTGGCCGGGGCCGACCCCCACGGCCGGGACCCCGCGCTGTACTCGGCGCGGTGCCCGCACCTCCGGCCGCGGCTGTGGCAGCTCGGGGCGCCGCTGgatgtggggttttgggggcgctggtggctgctggaggaggcgCTGAGGGACAGCGACATCAACGAGGAGGAGTTCGGGCACCTCCCGGAGCGGCTGCGGCGCCTGGAGCCCCGGGAGCTGCGCTCCGAGAGGAACGAGAGGCTCCACAGAGAGAGGCTGCGGGCTGTGGTGCTGAGCGAGGAGGAGATGAGGGACTGAGGGGACGGGATACTCCGGGGATACtcaggggatgctcagggggTACTCAGGGGATCCTCTGGGGATCCTCAGGGGATCCTCCGGGGCTGAGATGGATGAGATCCTCACGGGATGCTCACGGGATGCTCTGGGACTGAGGGGCTGGGATCCtcaggggatgctcaggggaTCCTCTGGGGATGCTCACGGGATGCTCAGGGGATCCTCTGGGGCTGAGAGGGATGGGATCCTCACAGGATCCTCAGGGGATGCTCAGAGGATCCTCCGGGGATCCTCTGGGGATCCTCTGGGGCTGAGAGGGATGGGATCCTCACGGGATGCTCAGGGGTCCTCCGGGGATACTCAGGGGATCCTCAGGGGATGCTCCAGACTGAGATGGATGGGATCCTCCGGGGATCCTCAGGGGATCCTCAGGGGTCCTCTGGGGATCCTCAGGGGATCCTCAGGGGTCCTCCGGGGATACTCAGGGGATCCTCCAGGGATCCTCAGGGGATCCTCAGGGGATCCTCCGGGGCTGAGAGGGATGGGATCCTCAGGGGATGCTCACG
Coding sequences:
- the LOC107199541 gene encoding mitochondrial import inner membrane translocase subunit Tim29-like; translation: SGRWFRAVLQDYSSSLREAAASARRRPLLSAAALGALGLGAGLASSVPDRDSLESAAVAAATALGKLPEASRSPRAERHVLRLLKLRERGRLRVLNLGVVAVAGADPHGRDPALYSARCPHLRPRLWQLGAPLDVGFWGRWWLLEEALRDSDINEEEFGHLPERLRRLEPRELRSERNERLHRERLRAVVLSEEEMRD